One window from the genome of Methylomarinovum caldicuralii encodes:
- the pdxJ gene encoding pyridoxine 5'-phosphate synthase — MNLRPILLGVNIDHIATLRQVRGTAYPEPVEAALLAEKAGADGITAHLREDRRHIQDRDIRLLRELIHTRLNLEMAVTDEMIAIACRVRPDACCLVPEKREELTTEGGLDVASQFERVRAACQRLGEAGIEVSLFIDPDEAQIEAAHRAGAPVVELHTGHYADLKGGAKARELQRIEQAARLGDSLNLQVNAGHGLNYHNVEAIARIPEIVELNIGHAIVARAVLTGWVEAVREMKRRMRAARAEMLTGTN, encoded by the coding sequence ATGAACCTTAGACCGATCCTGCTCGGCGTCAACATCGACCACATCGCCACCCTGCGCCAGGTCCGCGGCACCGCGTATCCGGAGCCGGTGGAGGCGGCATTGCTGGCGGAAAAGGCCGGGGCCGACGGCATCACCGCCCACCTGCGCGAAGACCGCCGCCACATCCAGGATCGTGACATCCGCCTGCTGCGGGAACTGATCCACACCCGCCTGAACCTGGAAATGGCGGTGACCGACGAAATGATCGCCATCGCCTGCCGGGTCCGTCCCGATGCCTGCTGCCTGGTGCCGGAAAAGCGCGAGGAACTTACCACCGAGGGCGGGCTCGACGTGGCCAGCCAGTTCGAGCGGGTCCGGGCCGCCTGCCAGCGCCTCGGCGAGGCCGGCATCGAGGTGTCCCTGTTCATCGACCCGGACGAGGCCCAGATCGAGGCAGCCCACCGGGCCGGCGCGCCGGTGGTCGAACTGCATACCGGGCATTACGCCGATCTCAAGGGCGGGGCCAAAGCGCGGGAGCTGCAGCGGATCGAACAGGCCGCGCGCCTGGGGGACAGTCTGAATTTGCAAGTCAATGCCGGCCACGGTCTCAACTATCATAATGTCGAGGCCATCGCCCGGATTCCCGAGATCGTCGAGCTGAACATCGGCCACGCCATCGTCGCCCGCGCGGTGCTGACCGGCTGGGTCGAGGCGGTGCGGGAGATGAAGCGGCGGATGCGGGCGGCCCGGGCGGAAATGTTGACCGGGACGAACTGA